The Podospora pseudocomata strain CBS 415.72m chromosome 1 map unlocalized CBS415.72m_1, whole genome shotgun sequence genome has a segment encoding these proteins:
- a CDS encoding uncharacterized protein (EggNog:ENOG503PH6A) codes for MKFQAILIATLSATGLASPVPEPQAKPKFVQAYTLRLSSRTPSLDGKPLTLSNTTLGIFPSSPSTPLFYPIRNPQTNLLELHSPQTSSALALVGTHGLLSLSALPNPASVTVPTGTTLDWQNFDLSDDASAGSLTYAGSTKDGSWVAFPVGKGQAGEWAVKWKDVTATTTQNYIPVKVVYEVVEGFHITA; via the exons ATGAAGTTCCAggccatcctcatcgccacccTCTCGGCCACCGGCCtcgcctcccccgtccccgaGCCTCAAGCCAAGCCCAAGTTCGTCCAGGCTTATACCCTCCGTCTCTCCTC GCGCACCCCCTCCCTAGACGGAAAacccctaaccctctccaacacaaccctcggcatcttcccctcctccccctccacccccctcttctaCCCCATCCgcaacccccaaaccaacctcctcgagctgcactccccccaaacctcctccgccctcgccctAGTAGGCACCCAcggcctcctctccctctccgccctcccgAACCCGGCCTCCGTCACCGTCCCCACCGGCACGACCCTCGACTGGCAAAACTTTGACCTCTCCGACGACGCCTCCGCCGGCTCCCTCACCTACGCAGGCAGCACCAAGGACGGCTCCTGGGTCGCCTTCCCCGTCGGAAAGGGTCAGGCGGGCGAGTGGGCCGTCAAGTGGAAGGAcgtcaccgccaccacgACCCAGAACTACATCCCCGTCAAGGTTGTCtacgaggttgtcgaggggTTCCACATTACTGCTTAG
- the SDH2 gene encoding succinate dehydrogenase complex, subunit B (BUSCO:EOG09263X1F; COG:C; EggNog:ENOG503NVAA), whose amino-acid sequence MAALRSTASALLGAAAARPSLRMAAAAPSAFRGMAQLADAAQQNNTASEQANLKTFQIYRWNPDQPSEKPKMQSYTLDLNKTGPMVLDALIRIKNEIDPTLTFRRSCREGICGSCAMNINGTNTLACLCRIPNEDKADMKIYPLPHTYVVKDLVPDLTQFYKQYKSIKPYLQRDTPAPDGREYRQTKADRKKLDGLYECILCACCSTSCPSYWWNSEEYLGPAILLQSYRWLVDSRDEKTLQRQDALNNSMSLYRCHTILNCTRTCPKGLNPGQAIQSIKKQMAF is encoded by the exons ATGGCCGCTCTCCGCTCTACCGCTTCTGCTCTCTtgggcgccgccgccgcgagGCCTTCGCTTCGcatggccgccgccgccccgtCTGCCTTCCGCGGCATGGCCCAGCTCGCCGATGCCGCCCAGCAGAACAACACGGCTTCCGAGCAGGCCAACCTCAAGACCTTCCAGATCTACCGCTGGAACCCCGACCAGCCCTCCGAGAAGCCCAAGATGCAGTCCTACACCCTCGATCTCAACAAGACCGGCCCCATGGTTCTCGACGCCCTCATCCGCATCAAGAACGAGATCGACCCTACCCTCACCTTCCGCCGCAGCTGCAGAGAGGGTATCTGCGGCTCTTGCGCCATGAACATCAACGGCACCAACACCCTGGCTTGCTTGT GTCGCATCCCCAACGAGGACAAGGCCGACATGAAGATCTACCCTCTGCCGCACACCTACGTCGTCAAGGATCTCGTTCCCGATCTCACCCAGTTCTACAAGCAGTACAAGTCCATTAAGCCCTACCTGCAAAGAGATACCCCTGCCCCAGAT GGAAGGGAGTATAGACAGACCAAGGCGGACCGCAAGAAGCTCGACGGTCTTTACGAGTGCATTCTCTGCGCGTGCTGCTCGACCTCGTGCCCTTCATATTGGTGGAACTCGGAGGAGTACCTCGGCCCCGCCATCCTTCTCCAGTCCTACAGATGGCTTGTCGATTCCCGTGACGAGAAGACGCTCCAGCGCCAGGATGCCCTTAACAACTCGATGAGCTTGTACCGCTGCCACACCATTCTCAACTGCACAAGGACATGCCCCAAGGGTCTCAACCCCGGCCAGGCCATCCAgtccatcaagaagcagatGGCTTTTTAA
- a CDS encoding uncharacterized protein (COG:S; EggNog:ENOG503P3XU), producing MASSQNTPNIPSAKRRRVDAANATLKKPFRSPMINRQSPSTTASNTTPTQASPSLSRRSIDSLSRPPTSSSIPATPSRPGNPSPLRLGTNSAAARRPLLLQKSFKSVSTPLPFKQRQQDTARSTNEGDELLQRIQRSHRELDAQMKKVEKELERVRQAKMIEEASRRKRPGEEVDAELSELVGKWKGASRLAAEELFEVVKGRVDGMGGGGAWRESRKRRFGDWDGEDKKGVGGEEEEEREGYRGELEGEDCEEDDQKGEEGDDTEGFTMLMMLKSLNIEPEVLGWDPGEEKWKD from the coding sequence ATGGCCTCATCACAAAAcacccccaacatcccctcGGCCAAACGCCGGCGCGTGGACGCCGCGAATGCGACTCTTAAGAAGCCGTTCAGATCACCAATGATCAACCGGCAGAGTCCATCCACAACCGCCAGCAATACGACCCCGACACAAGCATCGCCAAGTCTGTCTCGCCGCTCTATCGACAGCTTGTCTCgcccaccaacatcatcatcaatcccagcaaccccctcgcGACCAGGCAATCCGTCACCCCTTAGGCTGGGGACGAACAGCGCTGCTGCCCGAAGACCGTTGCTTCTCCAGAAAAGCTTCAAGTCCGTGTCGACGCCTTTGCCGTTtaagcagcggcagcaggacACTGCTAGGTCTACTAATGAGGGAGATGAACTATTGCAACGAATCCAGCGCTCTCATAGGGAGTTGGATGCACagatgaagaaggtggagaaggagcttgAGCGGGTGAGGCAGGCTAAGATGATTGAGGAGGCGTcgcggaggaagaggcctggggaggaggttgatgctgAGCTGAGCGAGTTGGttgggaagtggaagggggCGAGTAggttggcggcggaggagttgtttgaggttgtcaaggggagggtggatgggatggggggcgggggggcttggagggagagtaggaagaggaggtttggggattgggatggggaggataaaaagggggtgggaggggaggaggaggaggagagggagggttacAGGGGTGAGcttgaaggggaggattgtgaagaggatgatcaaaaaggggaggagggggacgatACGGAGGGCTTTACGATGCTCATGATGTTGAAAAGTTTGAATATTGAGCCGGAAGTTTTGGGGTGGGATCCTGGAGAGGAGAAGTGGAAGGACTGA
- a CDS encoding uncharacterized protein (EggNog:ENOG503NXET; COG:P), producing the protein MGVKSHRWDPTTWRLKDFVNLDEIGPRMWTSFKENWYMGFTSFGGPPVHFKIFHDKYVSKLSWIDETVYQELFSICQAFSGPGSTKMHYCINLLRLGFPPAVLSFFLWSLPGALGMFGLAIGISNVGETLPRAVYALLSGLNAATVGIIALAAVQLAQKAITDKLTRLLVYLGAAAGLLYNALWYFPVLMLAAGVVAVVWDFRWLHGPVLWVVSKVKKGKVRDEEREVELREQRVPGGSGAEREVVREEDGKGTRERVSTGGDNADGQSQQQLRREEEEAEERVVPRSHQISVMSWKSGLALIVAFLASFVAVMLTRGLIPANPLLYRLFSNLYLAGTIIFGGGPVVIPLLREYIVAENWVSPRDFLIGLALIQGFPGPNFNFAVYLGTLTAINGGYSGVLGGFLGFLAIFLPGLWTVHGTMGLWSAIRGWRWVKSSLRGVNAAAVGLIYTAVYRLWQIGWIDEGFSQGKSLADDPWWVVVTAGSYVGGAWFGVEPPVACIFGAVLGLVRYGVVEAQGY; encoded by the exons aTGGGCGTCAAATCCCACCGCTGGGACCCAACAACATGGCGTCTCAAAGACTttgtcaacctcgacgagaTCGGCCCTCGGATGTGGACTTCTTTCAAGGAGAACTGGTACATGGGGTTCACCTCTTTTGGTGGCCCGCCGGTGCATTTCAAGATT TTCCACGATAAATACGTCTCCAAACTCTCCTGGATCGACGAGACAGTC TACCAAGAACTCTTCTCCATCTGCCAAGCCTTCTCCGGCCCCGGCTCGACAAAAATGCACTACtgcatcaacctcctccgcctcggctTTCCCCCCGccgtcctctccttcttcctttgGTCGCTCCCCGGTGCGTTGGGGATGTTTGGTCTCGCGATTGGTATCTCCAACGTTGGAGAAACACTTCCCCGTGCGGTTTATGCGTTGCTATCTGGCCTCAACGCGGCTACTGTTGGGATTATTGCTCTGGCGGCTGTGCAATTGGCGCAAAAGGCTATTACGGACAAGCtgacgaggttgttggtttaTTTGGGCGCGGCGGCCGGGTTGTTGTACAATGCTCTATGGTACTTTCCCGTTTTGatgctggcggcgggggtggtggctgtggtgtGGGATTTTAGGTGGTTGCATGGGCCGGTTTTGTGGGTTGTGagcaaggtgaagaaggggaaggtcagggatgaggagagggaggtggaatTGAGGGAGCAACGAGTGCCGGGGGGTTcgggggcggagagggaggttgtgagggaggaagatgggaaggggacCAGGGAGAGGGTTTCAACCGGGGGTGATAATGCGGACGGGCAGTCGCAACAGCAGCTCAgacgggaggaggaagaggcagaggagaggGTTGTGCCGAGGAGCCACCAGATCAGCGTCATGTCCTGGAAGTCAGGGCTGGCGCTGATTGTGGCTTTTCTGGCGTCGTTTGTCGCGGTTATGCTCACTCGTGGCCTCATCCCGGCGAACCCGTTGCTGTATAGGCTGTTTAGCAACCTCTACCTGGCGGGTACGATTATTTTTGGGGGCGGGCCGGTGGTTATCCCGCTGTTGAGGGAGTATATCGTTGCGGAGAATTGGGTTTCCCCTAGAGACTTCTTGATTGGGCTGGCGCTTATCCAGGGGTTTCCGGGGCCGAATTTCAACTTTGCTGTTTACTTGGGTACCCTCACGGCGATTAATGGGGGGTATTCTGGGGTGCTGGGAGGGTTTTTGGGTTTCTTGGCGATCTTCCTGCCTGGGTTGTGGACTGTTCATGGGACCATGGGTCTTTGGAGTGCGAttagggggtggaggtgggtgaaGAGCTCGttgaggggtgtgaatgctgctgctgttgggctgATTTACACGGCCGTGTATCGACTGTGGCAGATTGGGTGGATTGATGAGGGGTTCAGTCAGGGGAAGAGTTTGGCGGATGATCcttggtgggtggttgttACGGCGGGAAGCTACGTGGGTGGTGCTTGGTTTGGGGTTGAGCCGCCGGTAGCGTGTATCTTTGGGGctgtgttggggttggtgaggtatggggttgttgaggccCAGGGGTATTGA
- a CDS encoding uncharacterized protein (EggNog:ENOG503P0RG; COG:K), which yields MSNDPTVRRLLPQNSQMGSFSFAPPAYQQQPRETQKNYVFVDEHNRHKRLKVMRACEGCRRRKIKCDAATTNTWPCSACIRLKLVCVRPNGFDGSSEPQVYEPPRSQFETSHVHEGFRQPLPLQDQQQLLGHAPKPNLYAPQTSYQDTSALYHAVQYSDSQTVPHNLQYQPVHHAVSAVNVVDHQYGAQAAFPTPPMQQPSHPASPADTYQSEYAQQDLADLLGSLKVNEAGTAPYLNSKMQSMREEDPVVEEGDEYKSLLPPLTAGLGGSKIRIPPELMPDDDTVLQYLDLYFTNAHPYVPVLDKAHFYQQWHDNRESISPLLLEAMFAISGRLADEPAQGQQWLALATRHADSFMDIPRLSTLQALMILLKARESAPKRGYYYRSWMSIEQCVQLGKDLGLDEHYGDHRHGRSCGSSPSECALKTRIWQTLFTVEMMIGSPQGRTDFQVEEDTVDFNVPRLLPNQDESEYHVSRNFTYLARVVRNVSRMVVVYGRLKKSKEVKEWGLDPDFVQISPALDAWLAEIPADMSITYPANGSPPWLPSAFVGNVHSYYYLSIILFNRPQLAFLSPSTPGGQWKHHMLVSYNAAKMLCRLQEAVMGAYGLNGLLCMQRGINFTIYAVLACIVLHLVALTSPDPDLNSEAREYFTRHMRILEKCMSSWPMPDMQRQIDSVREAFSADVRKPFVLKPSFPYGSPHSNSHPSPPGPRLLDTQVPHSQVSYSLPITPISTVGPLDSKSDSSPGVQSLGMMPSGHGAQAPAAVPQSSLALAEAPPAWNPSRIFDQWNTSFGTPPVQSSPTGGQGGGGAMSASSGASDTASIHDMHAVQAQLRTAAQQQPMPAAAAQYSAAAAPVQNFVTPAMWQESVASVYEAGGGLKRGWDYDGHMPVSKRHH from the exons atgtccAACGACCCTACAGTGCGCCGGCTGCTCCCTCAAAACTCCCAGATGGGGAGCTTCAGCTTTGCGCCTCCGGCTtatcagcagcaaccacgaGAGACGCAAAAGA ACTATGTCTTTGTGGACGAACATAACCGTCACAAGCGGTTGAAGG TGATGAGAGCTTGCGAGGGATGCCGGAGGAGAAAGATCAAGTGTGACGCTGCCACCACAAACACCTGGCCCTGCTCAGCATGCATACGCCTGAAACTTGTCTGTGTTCGTCCGAACGGCTTCGACGGGTCGTCTGAACCTCAGGTCTACGAACCACCACGATCCCAGTTTGAGACCTCGCATGTGCATGAGGGCTTCCGACAGCCACTACCACTACAAGATCAACAACAGCTCCTAGGACATGCACCAAAACCTAACCTCTATGCGCCGCAGACATCCTACCAGGACACATCAGCCCTTTACCATGCGGTCCAATATTCCGATTCTCAGACAGTCCCTCACAATCTACAATATCAACCTGTGCATCACGCCGTCAGTGCTGTCAATGTTGTGGATCACCAGTATGGCGCCCAGGCCGCATTTCCAACACCGCCGATGCAACAGCCATCACATCCAGCATCTCCGGCGGACACCTACCAGTCAGAATATGCGCAACAAGACTTGGCCGACCTGTTAGGGTCCTTGAAGGTTAACGAGGCAGGGACAGCGCCCTATCTAAACAGCAAGATGCAATCGATGAGGGAAGAAGATCCcgtcgtggaggagggcgacgAATACAAGAGTTTGTTGCCACCACTCACAGCTGGTTTGGGAGGATCCAAAATTCGAATTCCGCCAGAGCTCAtgcccgacgacgacaccgTCCTTCAGTACCTGGACCTGTACTTTACGAATGCCCATCCTTATGTGCCCGTTTTGGATAAAGCCCACTTCTATCAACAGTGGCACGACAACAGGGAATCGATATCGCCCCTTCTTTTGGAAGCCATGTTTGCCATCTCGGGCCGGTTAGCAGACGAACCGGCCCAAGGGCAACAGTGGCTCGCGCTCGCCACCCGCCACGCCGACTCTTTCATGGATATCCCTCGCCTCAGCACGCTACAGGCACTCATGATTCTTCTGAAAGCCCGCGAATCGGCACCGAAGCGAGGCTACTATTATCGTTCATGGATGAGCATTGAGCAGTGTGTCCAGTTGGGCAAGGACTTGGGATTAGATGAGCATTACGGAGACCACCGACACGGCAGGTCTTGTGGGTCGAGCCCATCCGAGTGTGCCCTGAAGACGAGAATTTGGCAGACATTATTCacggtggagatgatgattgGTTCTCCTCAGG GGCGAACCGATTTTCAGGTCGAGGAGGACACGGTGGACTTCAACGTGCCGAGGCTGCTACCCAACCAAGATGAATCCGAGTACCACGTTTCGCGCAACTTCACCTACCTCGCCAGAGTGGTTCGCAACGTCAGCcgcatggtggtggtgtacgggcggttgaagaagagcaaggaggtcaaggaatGGGGCCTCGATCCCGATTTCGTCCAGATCAGCCCGGCTCTCGATGCTTGGTTGGCTGAGATACCGGCAGACATGTCGATAACTTATCCAGCCAACGGCTCGCCGCCGTGGCTGCCTTCAGCTTTTGTCGGCAACGTCCATTCGTACTACTACTTGTCGATTATCCTGTTCAACAGGCCTCAGCTCGCCTTCTTGTCCCCTTCCACGCCAGGGGGTCAATGGAAACACCACATGCTGGTGTCGTACAACGCAGCCAAGATGCTGTGCAGACTCCAGGAGGCTGTCATGGGCGCGTACGGACTGAACGGACTGCTGTGCATGCAGCGGGGCATCAACTTTACCATTTACGCGGTGCTCGCATGCATTGTCCTACACCTC GTTGCCTTGACATCACCAGACCCAGACCTGAACTCGGAAGCCAGGGAGTACTTTACGCGCCACATGAGGATCCTGGAAAAGTGCATGAGCTCGTGGCCAATGCCGGACATGCAGAGGCAAATCGACTCGGTGCGGGAGGCCTTTTCTGCGGACGTCCGGAAGCCGTTCGTGCTGAAGCCCAGCTTCCCGTACGGCAGCCCGCATTCCAACTCGCACCCCAGCCCGCCCGGGCCCAGGCTCTTGGACACGCAGGTGCCACACTCGCAAGTTAGTTACAGCCTCCCCATCACACCCATCTCCACCGTCGGCCCGCTGGACAGCAAGAGTGACTCCTCCCCCGGTGTACAGTCGCTCGGAATGATGCCTTCCGGCCATGGCGCTCAGGCACCGGCCGCCGTGCCGCAGTCGTCGTTGGCTTTGGCAGAGGCGCCGCCTGCGTGGAACCCGTCGCGGATTTTTGA CCAATGGAACACCTCGTTCGGCACCCCTCCAGTCCAGTCGTCACCAACAGGGGgacagggtggtggtggtgcaatGAGCGCTTCATCCGGCGCCTCGGACACGGCGAGCATACACGACATGCACGCGGTGCAGGCGCAGCTTAGGACAGCtgcacagcagcagcccatgccggcggcagcagcgcaGTATTCGGCCGCCGCGGCCCCGGTGCAGAACTTTGTCACACCGGCCATGTGGCAGGAATCGGTGGCGAGCGTGTACGAGGCTGGGGGTGGGCTGAAGCGAGGGTGGGATTATGATGGGCATATGCCTGTTAGCAAGCGACACCACTGA